The DNA region GTGCCGACGTCGAGTTTCCGCTTCTCGCTGCCGTCGGCGTTCATCACGTAGGCGTCGTAGTTCTCCAGGTTCTCCGTCTCGTTGGCAGCGTAGGCGACTCGGTCGCCCTCGGGCGAGAACGAGGCGAGCGCGACCGGGAAGGCGTACTCGGTCAGTTGCTCGGTCTCGCCGGACTCGGTGTCGTAGCGGTAGACGTTCATCTGCTCGTTTTGGTCGCTTCTGTACAGCAGGAACCGACCGTCCTCCGTCACGTCTTCGAGGATCGCCTGGCCGTCGACTTCGACGACCGGTTCGACCGACTGCATCTCCCCGTCGGCTCCGAGTTCGACGGCGTGGATGTCGTTCTGCTCGTCGCCGTCTGCGTCGAGGTGGAAGAAGACGCGCTCACCGGTAGCGTCCCACGCCACCGGCCAGCGGGCGTTTCGCGGCACTTCGCCGTCGGTGACGCGGTGTCGGTCGCCGCTCTCGACGTCGACGAGGTGGAGTTCGTTTCGTCCAGTCTCGTCGTAGTACAGCGCCACCCGGTCGCCCTCGGGCGACAGTTTCGGGTGGTGAAAGGAGGGCAGGCGCGCGAGGTCCATCGGTGTGAGCGTGTCGTCTGTCATCGACGTTCACATCACGGTGAGTCCTCCGATAAGGGTTTCCCGAAGCGTGATTCACTAACTTTTCTGAGAGGTCTCTCGCGATTGCCGGATAGACAGGGGTTTCCCGTCGGCTGTTCCGAGAGTCTGCATGAACGTTCCCACGGAACTCAGGGCCGGTATCCGGGACGTGCTCCCGCTGTTTCTCGGCATCGTCCCGTTCGCCGTCGTCTTCGGCGTCGCCGCCGTCGACGCGGGGCTGACCGCGGTGCAGGCTGTCGGTCTCTCGGTGTTCGTCTTCGCCGGGGCGGCGCAGCTGGCGACGCTCGAATTGCTCGCCGCCAACGCCGCCGTCCCCGTCGTCGTCCTCACCGCCGTCGTCATCAACCTGCGGATGCTGATGTACTCGGCCTCCATCGCGCCGTACTTTCGGTCGCTCGCGGGTCGGTCGAAGGCGGTGATGGCGTACTTTCTCACCGACCAGGCGTACGCGCTCTCGGTCGCGCACTACGGCCCACTCGGCGAGGTGACGACCGGAGCGCCGGGCTCAGACGACGCCAGCGACGGCGGCCACGCGGACGACGCCGACGACGACGCGGGCGACGCCGACGACCACCCGGACAGCGGGCCGACGACGTCGTCGCTCGCCGACCGCCGCTGGTACTATCTCGGCGTCGCGGTGAGCCTCTGGGTCGTCTGGCAGTTGGGAACCGTCGCCGGTCTCGTCCTCGGCACCGGCGTCCCCGAGAGTTGGGGCCTCGACTTCACCGTCCCGCTCGTCTTTCTGGCGCTTCTCGTCCCGGCGATGAAGGACGTGCCGACGACGACAGCGGGCGTCGTCGGCGGCGTCGTCGCCGTCGCCGCCGCCGGGCTGCCGCTGAATCTCGGGTTGCTGGTCGGGGCGACAGTCGGCATCCTCGCCGGACTCCTCGCGGAGCGTGGTCGGCGATGACCACGTCGTATCCGGCGACGACGGTGTGGGTCGTCGTCCTCGCCATCGGCGTGCTGACGTTCGCGATTCGGTTCTCGTTTCTCGCGCTGTTCGAGGCCATCGAGCGGCGCTCTTCGGGCGGTCGCGACGACTCCGACGGAACCATCTCGCCGCGGGTTCGCGCGGTACTCCGATACGTTCCGCCCGCGGTGCTGGCGGCGCTCGTCTTCCCGGCTATCGTGACGCTCGAACCGACCGTCGTCGGGACGCTGTCGAACGAACGACTGCTCGCCGGGACGGTGGCGGCGGCCGCCGCGTGGCGAACCGAGAGCGTCCTCGCGACTATCGGCGTCGGAATGGGCGCGCTGTGGGCGCTGCAGGTTCTCCTCTAACGAGTGCTGACTGTCCGACGGATGCTGACTGTCCGACGGATGCTGACTGTCCGGTCGACGCGGACTCGAAACTAAGCACCCTTCCGTGGTTCGAAACCCCGTGATAGCGCCGCTGGATGGAGAGGTACTCCTCACGCTGTTCGTCCAACTGTTCGCCATTCTGTCGGTCGCGCTGCTGTTGGGACGACTCGCCCGGTTCGTCGGTGTGTCACCCCTCGTCGGGCAACTGTTCACCGGCATCGTCCTCGGGCCGTCGCTTCTCGGCGTCGTCGCTCCGGGGGCGTTCGCGGTCCTGTTCCCGTCGACGTCGGCGCAGCGCTCGCTCCTCGAAGCGATTTCGTCGCTCGGTGTCGTGTTTCTGCTCCTGACGGCGGGTTTGGAGATGGACGTGGGTCGACTTCGTCGCCGGGCCGGCAGCGCCGCGATCGTCTCGACGGCGGGCGTCGCCGCGCCGTTCGCCCTCGGGTTCGGCGTCGTGTGGCTCCTTCCGGCGTTTCTCGTCGGCGACGGAGGCGGCCGCGTCGGCCTCGCGCTGTTTCTCGCCGCGGCGCTGAGTATCTCGGCCATCCCGCTCACCGCTGACGTTCTCGTCGAGACGGGTCTCGCGCCCCGGCCCGTCGGGCAGGTGATGCTCGCGTCGACGACGCTGACCGGCGTCGCCGGTTGGCTCGTCCTCTCACTCGTCGTCGGTTCCCTCCAGCGCGGCGCGCTCGACGGGGATACCGTCGCCGTCTCGCTGCTTGCGCTCTCTCTTTTCGCCGCGTTCGCCGTTACTGCGGGCCGCAGCGGCGTCTCGACGGTGCTTCGTCGCATCGCACCCACCGACGCTGGGCCGCGCGCACAGGTCACACTCGTTACTGCGCTCGCACTCGGGGCCGGGTCCCTGACCGCCGCGCTCGGGTTCGGGGCGACGCTCGGCGCGCTGTTGGCGGGCGTTGCCATCGACCGCGACGCGCTCGACGTCGAGGCCCGACACATCCTCGAAGACGTCTCGCTGGGCGTGTTCGCTCCGTTGTTCTTCGGCACCGCGGGTCTCAGCGCCGATCTCTGGCTGCTGGCGAACCCGGCGATGGCGCTCCCGGCGCTCGCGCTGCTTCTCGTCGCCACCGTCGGCAAACTCGTCGGCGTCTCGGGGGGCGCGCTCGTCGCCGGGTTCACCAGGCGAGACGCGCTCGCGATGGGCGTCGGTCTGAACGCCCGCGGCGCGCTCGAACTCGTCGTCGCGACTGTCGGCCTCTCCGCTGGACTGCTGACGCCCGCGCTCTACGCGATACTCGTTCTCGTCGCCGTCGCTACCTCGGTGTCGGCCGCGGCGCTCCTGCCGGTCGTCGCGACCGCACCGGAGCGACGACACTCGGTCGACCGGCGAGCGAGACGGCCCTGAGCTACGCGTTCGGCTCCGCGACCAGTTCGGTGACGACGCCGAGATACCGGCACCGGACGCCGTCGACCCGCAGTCCCGCCTCCGCGACGATATCGGCGGGCTGCTGGTTCCACCGACAGCCCATCTGCTCGAAGTGCCACGGGGCGAGGCGGTCCTGTAGCCTCGCGACCGGTTCGACGCGACTCCGACCGTGTTCGAGCAGCAGGATTCGTCCCGCCGGGTCGCAGACGCGGGCCATCTCTCGGAGCGCCGCGGTCGGGTCCGGAAACGTGCACGTCGACAGCGAGGAGACGACCGTGTCGAAACTGTCGTCCTCGAAGGGGAGGCTCTGGGCGTCGGCCTCCTGAAGCCTCACGTCGAGGCCGAATTCGTCGGCCCGCGTTCGCGCCCGGGCGAGCATCTCCGGACTCAGGTCGACACCGGTGACGGAGACGCCCGCGGGCAGATACGGGAAGTTCGACCCGGTGCCGCAGGCGACGTCGAGTACGCGACCGCTCGCCCGCGAGAAGAGGCGACGGCGGCTCCGTCCGAGAATCAGGCGGTCTATCGGCTCCACGCGGTCGAACTGCGATGCGGCGTCGTCGTAGAGCTCCCGAAGTTCGTCCGTCGACTTCCCCGGC from Haloprofundus halobius includes:
- a CDS encoding class I SAM-dependent methyltransferase yields the protein MSAENSNRPGKSTDELRELYDDAASQFDRVEPIDRLILGRSRRRLFSRASGRVLDVACGTGSNFPYLPAGVSVTGVDLSPEMLARARTRADEFGLDVRLQEADAQSLPFEDDSFDTVVSSLSTCTFPDPTAALREMARVCDPAGRILLLEHGRSRVEPVARLQDRLAPWHFEQMGCRWNQQPADIVAEAGLRVDGVRCRYLGVVTELVAEPNA
- a CDS encoding AzlC family ABC transporter permease; this encodes MNVPTELRAGIRDVLPLFLGIVPFAVVFGVAAVDAGLTAVQAVGLSVFVFAGAAQLATLELLAANAAVPVVVLTAVVINLRMLMYSASIAPYFRSLAGRSKAVMAYFLTDQAYALSVAHYGPLGEVTTGAPGSDDASDGGHADDADDDAGDADDHPDSGPTTSSLADRRWYYLGVAVSLWVVWQLGTVAGLVLGTGVPESWGLDFTVPLVFLALLVPAMKDVPTTTAGVVGGVVAVAAAGLPLNLGLLVGATVGILAGLLAERGRR
- a CDS encoding AzlD domain-containing protein, giving the protein MTTSYPATTVWVVVLAIGVLTFAIRFSFLALFEAIERRSSGGRDDSDGTISPRVRAVLRYVPPAVLAALVFPAIVTLEPTVVGTLSNERLLAGTVAAAAAWRTESVLATIGVGMGALWALQVLL
- a CDS encoding cation:proton antiporter, with amino-acid sequence MIAPLDGEVLLTLFVQLFAILSVALLLGRLARFVGVSPLVGQLFTGIVLGPSLLGVVAPGAFAVLFPSTSAQRSLLEAISSLGVVFLLLTAGLEMDVGRLRRRAGSAAIVSTAGVAAPFALGFGVVWLLPAFLVGDGGGRVGLALFLAAALSISAIPLTADVLVETGLAPRPVGQVMLASTTLTGVAGWLVLSLVVGSLQRGALDGDTVAVSLLALSLFAAFAVTAGRSGVSTVLRRIAPTDAGPRAQVTLVTALALGAGSLTAALGFGATLGALLAGVAIDRDALDVEARHILEDVSLGVFAPLFFGTAGLSADLWLLANPAMALPALALLLVATVGKLVGVSGGALVAGFTRRDALAMGVGLNARGALELVVATVGLSAGLLTPALYAILVLVAVATSVSAAALLPVVATAPERRHSVDRRARRP